CGGCGAACGCGCTGCCGGCCAGTCCGAGAATGGGTGCGCGCCACTGCCGGCGCCGCAACAAGCCCGGGACCTCGACGGTGAAACAGGCGAGCAGCAAAGCCCAGCCGAACGGGCGCACGCCGATGGCCAGAGCCAATGACACCCCGGCGAGCACCGCCGCCCGCCAACTCCGGTGGAGATAAAGATTGAGACTTGCCAGGCACAGCACGCCAAACAACAGTTCCGTGAGATTGTGCAACACCAGCCCGAGATTGGTGAGGTAGAGAACGTAGAGCACGACCACCAGCCGCGCCCAGTGTTTCCGCTCCAAAATTTTGCGCGCGAGCCGGTAAAGGAGAAAAAGCTGGAGGGCATTGAGCACGAGATTGGCAAACAGAATCGTGGCCGGCGAGTTGTGCAGCGCGAGCAGGCCGATGAGAAAGTTGATGTACACCGGCGCCAGGATGTAATCGCTGAAACGGTGTTGCGGCAGGGGATAGCACCGGCCGGCAGCCAGGCATTCCTGCGCCAGACGATAATGCTCCAGCGAATCATTCTCGAACGGCAGGGGAAAGAAGACGACATAGATCAGTTGCACCGCGAAGTAAAATGCGAGTAGTGCGCAGAGGCCGCGCTGCTGTAGTTTGCCGGAGTTCATCTTGGCTGGCGGGCGGTCATTTTCGTGCCGCGAGAGCGGGTTTGAAATGTCCCGTCCTGGCAGCTTGCGGATCCCGCAATGGTGTGCTTGAAAACGCCACGGGTGCCGGGAAAAGTATGTTCGCCACACTGCCTTTTTGTCGCGAGGGGAGTGCAAAAAGTTTTTTGAAATGCGCAGCCGAGACATCACAAAGTCGCAAGGAAAAATTTTGCAGCCTGATCTCCCGGCGACTGTGCGTTCGTTTTTTGTTTGCCACGCAAATGCCGTGGCGCAGGCTTCCAACCTGCCGGCGGACAGAGGGTCTGTGCCGCGTTATCACGGTACGGGTGTGCAGGCACAGTATCACGAAAATGCCGTCGGCATCAGACTCGCCGGCATTCGGGATTGCCTGTGCCAGCAAAGCAACAAAACAGCAGCACGGTTTGCGCGGAAAAATAAGCCGGTGGCGCCCACTTTTCCAAGCGCAAATTGCCTGCGCCGACAGCGTGGGAAAATCATTCTGCACGCATGCCGCGAAGCTGCGATTGGAGCCGGCAGGAATTCTCCCGCCTCTCAGATTTCCCCTGAAGATGCCGTGGCGCCGGCTGCCAGCTTTGGCGAAGCGATAAAATCAAAAACCAAAAACTCGCAGGGACGCAAAGCTGCGGCGGCTTCGCAAAGAGCTCCTCTCGTCTCGCCACGGTTTGACCGTGGCTTGATCTTGCGATCCTGCGGAGGCTTTCGGCCGGCATGCCACGGCCAGGCCGTGGCAGATCAAATTTGACGGTGAAAAAACGGGTGCATCTGTCGAAATCCTGCCTGGTGGAGAACTCTGCCGCGGAATCGATACTCTCCGCGGGGGCCTCCCTGAAAACATGACATGCCGGTTGTCGCTTGCAATCATCACCGCATTTGCCTCCCGCGCAATGCCGCAGTGACGTGTGGCGGAGTAGCGCAGAAATCTTTTCCACGGGCAGGGAGTGTTGCGCGCCTTCCACACGTTACCGAACCAACCAGATAACTGAGGGATTATCTTCCCGCCAAATTTGGGCTTGCCTTTGGAGGCATTTGTTGCTACCATAGCCGGCGATTTTGCGGCGGAAGAACGCTTCTCGCGAACGCCGCCGGTTTGATTCACCCCGCGTTGCGCCGCCGTGGCGCCGGGCGATGGCAGGGCCGGCAGCAGGGCGGCAGGCATCCCAGCGAAAAGGACCGCACGTGACCCGCGCATTTGCCTATCTCGACAAGAACAATCTTCCCATGATCGGCGTGGAGTGGAGTGAGCCCGGTTCGGGCACCCCCCCCGTGGCCTACAATTTTTCCCGCGCCTGGGATTTGTTCAAACAGATCAAGCTCAAAAACAAAGCCCCCCAGCTCAATTTCCTGCAGGTGATGCTGGAAATCGACGTGTTCCATGTCGAGACCTTCGATGAGGTTTTTCTCACGCTGCAGGAGTTCCGGCCGTTGCAGGATTTGATTCTCAGCGAAGCGCATGCCTTTCAGGTGCCGGTGGCACGGCCGCAAAAAATCATCGGCATCGGCCGCAATTATCGCGAACATGCCCGCGAGCTCAAAAATCCGCTGCCGTCCGAACCCATCTTTTTCTGCAAATCGCCCTCGGCATTGATCGCCCATCAGGAAGCCGTGCGGCTGCCCGCCAAGGTCGGCGCGATTCACCACGAGGCGGAACTGGCGGTGGTGATCGGCAAAGCCGGTTCGAACCTCAGCAGCCGTACGGCGCTGGAGCATGTGGCGGGGTACACGATTTTGAACGACGTCACCGCGCGCGAGCTGCAGCAGAAGGACACCGCCGCGGGCCTGCCCTGGTTTCGCGCCAAGAGTTTCGACACGTTCTGCCCGGTGGGGCCCTATCTCATCCCGCGCGGCTGTGTCGCGGATCCGCAGGCGCTCACCATCAAGCTCACGATCAACGGTGAAATCCGACAAAACGGCACCACGGCGGACATGGTGTTTCCGGTGGCCGAGCTGGTGAGCTATGTCTCGCGCTTTTGCACGCTGCAGCCGGGCGACATCATCGCCACCGGCACGCCCGAGGGCGTGGGGCCGTTGCATCCCGGCGAGGTGATGGTCACCAGCATTTCGGGATTCGGGGAATTGATCAATCCAATCCTCTGAGCCGGCACAACCCGGCGGTGGGGTTTGCCCCGGGGTGATCGGGAAATTGTTTGAAAGAATCGGCGCCTGTTGCCGCCTGCTGCCGGCATCTTGCGCGCTGGTGGCATGATCCGGAAGAGCACCATCGTGGCCGCAAAGATCATGGAGACACTGATTGCCACCGCTGAAAAATCAGCACGCCACCGTGTTGTTCAGCGTCCGGAAAATTTGGTTATGGCCGTAGGACATGACGGGCGGCAAGTTCACTGCCCCCGCCCGGGAAGATGCCGCAAAACTTCGAGAAATGCGCCGGCACTTGTTGTCTTTGGTGGCATGATCGTTCCCTTGCCCTGCTCGCGGCGCCGAACAGGGGAGCAGCGCTTTTTTACTAAAGCAAGGAGACCATCTCATGAAGGAACTCGGCAGAGGTTTGCTGGTGGCGGTGCTGTTGACCGGTTATGCCGTACAAGCCTTTGGTCAGCCCTCGTTTCGCAACAAGCCGGAGATCGTTCCCGGTGAAATCATTGTCAAGTACAAAACCCCGGGGCCGGTTGATGTCAACGCTCTGGCCGCCATCGGTCTGGCACGGGTGAAAACATTTGGCAATCAGCAATTCATGCTGGGCCGCATCACGGCCGGGCGGAATTTGGAGGCCGTGTTGCAGGCATTCCGCGGCCGGCCGGAAGTGGAGTATGCCGAGCCGAATTACAAACTCTACATCTACGGCGCACCGGCCACGCCCCCGGTTTTTCCGAATGACGAGCGCTTCAATGAACTTTATGGCATGCACCAATCCAACGACAACGACATCGACGCGCCCGAGGCCTGGGGCCTGACCACCGGCGATCCCACTCTCATTGTCGGCATCATCGACACCGGCATCGATTATGACCACGAGGATTTGAAGGCCAACATCTGGAACAATCCCGGGGAAAGCGGAACCAAGGCCAACAACCGCATCGATGACGACGGCAACGGCTACATCGATGATTTCCGCGGCTGGAATTTTGTCTTCAACAACAACGATCCCTACGATGACAATGATCACGGCACGCATTGCGCCGGCACGCTGGGCGCGATCGGCAACAACAGCAAGGGCGTGGTCGGCGTCAACTGGCAGGTGAAGCTCATGCCGCTGAAGTTTTTGGGACAGGACGGTTCCGGCACCACGGCGGCGGCGGCGGAAGCCATCATCTATGCAGTGAACAACGGCGCCAGGGTTCTGAGCAACAGTTGGGGCGGAGGGGAGGCCTCGCAGACGCTCGAAGACGCCATCAAGTATGCCAATCAACACGGGGTGATTTTCGTCGCGGCGGCGGGCAATGACGGCCTCAACAATGACGTCACCGCCAATTACCCCTCCAACTACAGCGTGGCCAACGTGGTCGCGGTGGCCAGCTCCGACCGCAATGACAATCTCTCCAGCTTTTCGAATTATGGCCGCGCGACCGTCGATCTGGCCGCGCCCGGCTCCAGCATTCTGAGCTGCCGGCCGTTGAACCGCTATCAACTGCTGAGCGGCACCAGCATGGCCACCCCGCATGTTGCCGGCGTGTGCGCGCTGGTGTGGGCGAAGTATCCCCAGCTCACCGCGCAGCAGGTGATCATCCGCGTGCTGGGTGGGGTTGATCGCAAATCCGCTTTCATCGACCGCATGGTGAGTGGCGGTCGTTTGAACGCGGCCAATGCCCTCTCCACCAATCCTGTGATCGCCCTGACCACGGATTGGCGCAATACCACCAACACCAGCGGGCCTTATCCGGTGGAAACGGGTGTGGTGGATGACGGCAGCGTAGCGCGCGTGCAATTGCTCTACATGCTCAACGGCGGCGCGGCGGACACGCTGAATATGACGCCCACTGGCACGCCGGACATGTACTCCGCCGGCATTCCCGGCCAGCCCCTGAACACCGAGATCAGTTACATGGTGCTCGCGACCGATGATCAGGGCAATCGCACGCTCGGCCCGACCTACAACTTCAAGATCTCGAGCGAGCCGGATCCGGGTGACGGGGGCGGTTGCTGTGGCCAGCAGGCCGTGGCGCTCAACGGCGCCAGTGCCACCACCCGATTCGCGCTGGGCACACCACTGAATATCGCCTTTTTCCTGCTTCCGTTGTGGCTGCTGCGCCGCCGCAAGCGGTGAAAGACAACAGGACTGAATCGACAGGATTGACAGGATTGCTGCAGCGACGATCCCGCTTGCTTTTAGTTCTGTCACTCCTGTCCCATGGCGCATAATTCCCGCCTGTTCAAAATTGCGGACGTGGGAGAAGAGGCTCCTGCATCAGCCCGGCCGTGGCAGCAACACTCCCGGTTTTTCCAGCATGCTCGCAGACCCCGGCACCGCCGGAATTGCAATAGTCCCGAACGGGCACTGAAGCGGGCACGAGTCCGGCTTGTTCGCTGATTCATTCCTGCACGAATGCTCCCGGGCAATCGTCATGTCCGTTTGCCCGGCAGGAGCAGTGAGTTTTATGTTGACCTCTGCCACCGTCGGGCAATCCCGTGTTGCGCGATCCTGCTCCCACCCTCGCTGCCATTCGTTCCGCCCGGCAAATGTTGGGCGATCTCATCCGCGTCACGCCGGTTTGGCAATGGCACAGCCGCTGTTTTGCCAAAGGGACGGAAGTTTTCCTCAAGCTCGAGTTGCTGCAACACACCGGCAGCTTCAAGCCGCGCGGCGCGCTCACCCGCATGTTTGCTCTCACGGCGGAGCAACGGGCGCGGGGTGTGACCGCGGTGAGTGCCGGCAACCATGCGGCCGCGGTGGGCTATGCCGCCGGAGTGCTCCACACCACGGCCAAGGTGGTGATGCCGCAGAATGCGGATCCTGCCCGTGTTGCGCTGTGTCGCTCCTATGGCGCCGAAGTCGTTCTGGTGCAAAATGTGCACGCCGCCTTCACTGTTGCGGCCCAAATCGCGGCGGCGGAGGAACGCGTTCTCATTCATCCGTTTGAAGGTCCGGAGATCGCGTTGGGCACGGCCACGCTCGGTCTCGAACTTTATGAGCAATGTCCCGCGCTGCAGGCGGTGGTTGTGCCGATAGGCGGCGGCGGGCTTTGTGCCGGGGTGGCCGCGGCGATGAAGCAGCTCAATCCGGATTGTCAAATCTTCGGCGTCGAGCCTTACGGCGCGGACACGATGTTCCGCAGCTTTGCCTCCGGCAAGCCCGAGTCCATCGCGGCAGTGACCACCATCGCCGACAGCCTGGGCGCGCCTTATGCCGCACCCTACAGCTTTGCGCTGTGCCGCCGCTTTGTCGATGCGCTTGTCCGGGTCGATGACGAGATGATCTGTGCGGCGCTTTATCTCCTGTTTCGTGAAATGAAACTGGCGGTGGAGCCTGCCGGCGCCGCCGCCACCGCGGCGCTGCTTGGGCCCCTGCGCGAGCAACTGGCCGGCAGGAAGGTCGGTGTGATCGTTTGCGGTGCCAATCTCGCGGCCGCCACTTTTGCCGGGCATCTCCGGCGCGGTGAAGCGGCGAGCGGCCATTGCTTTCCCTGAGGTGTTTTTCCGGCATGCGCATGTGCCGGGCCGGCACGAGGTCGGGAATGCCACGAGATCACACAGGCAGTGGGATGGCGCAGAGTTGGGGGAGACATCTGGCAGCGGGCACGGTCACTCAATCGGGCAACAACCCGTTGCGCATCGCGGGGCAATGGGGAGGGCGGGGGTTTGTGAGCTGGAAGATGAACCTCATTGGAGTGCATTTTCCCCGGGAGAAAGCAGAAGCAGGCAGGCGCGTGCCCCGGGAGGCGCACTGGTGCAAGCCCTGCGGCCGGCGTCTTGCCATTCGTTACCCACACAAATCAACACACAACCCAAAATTTTTACCTGCCCGCTGCCCTCAGGGTCTCACCTCCGTTGACAGCTTGAAGCGCACAATGCGGTTGTTCCCGGTATCGGCCACGTAAAGGGTTTTGTCAAAAAAGGCCACGCCGTGCGGATTGTGGAATTGCTTTTCGCCGGAGCCGGCGGAACCAAACGATTGCCGTTCCGCGCCCTTCGCTGAAAATTTCAACAGCCTGTTTCGCGCGGCGTCGATGACATAGATGTTGCCCTCCGCGTCGACTGTGACATCTTCCGGCTGGGAAAACTTGTCCACGGCAAAGAGATCAAAATTGCCCGCTGCGGGATTCAGCCGCGGCGCATAGCCGAATTCGCCGGCTGTGAGCCATTGCACCTTGAAGGAATTCTGGCCGGTCATGCAAAAAATGAAATCCGGCGAAAAATCCCGCAGGGCCGTGATGCCGCTGGGCTGGGAGACGGACATGATGCCCAAACCATTGGCCTCGAGATTGGCCGCGTCCGGCACGCGCACCTGAAAGTTCTCCGGGAAGATCAGTATTTGATTGTCTTCCTTTTCGTTGCCGGTCGCCGTGACGAGATAGGTGATGACCGCACGCCCCTGCACCGCCTGCAACTGTGCGGCGATGCCGGTGTAGCGCCGGTCGGGATTGTCGATTTCGTGAAAGACCGTTTGTACGGCTGCCTGCGCAATCCGATGCTGCACTGCGACCAGATTGAGGCGGTAGATTTTGTTGCTGCCGGTCACCACCAGCAGATTCAACCTGGAATCCTGGGCCAATGCGAGAGGATTGTCGATGGGTTGCGATTGCCCCAGGAGATTGCCGGCCAAATCCAGCATCAGAATGCGATCATTGCCGGTGTCGGCGATGTAGAGCAACGGCTCGCGCCCCACCAGGATGTCCTGCGGCT
The window above is part of the candidate division KSB1 bacterium genome. Proteins encoded here:
- a CDS encoding fumarylacetoacetate hydrolase family protein, giving the protein MTRAFAYLDKNNLPMIGVEWSEPGSGTPPVAYNFSRAWDLFKQIKLKNKAPQLNFLQVMLEIDVFHVETFDEVFLTLQEFRPLQDLILSEAHAFQVPVARPQKIIGIGRNYREHARELKNPLPSEPIFFCKSPSALIAHQEAVRLPAKVGAIHHEAELAVVIGKAGSNLSSRTALEHVAGYTILNDVTARELQQKDTAAGLPWFRAKSFDTFCPVGPYLIPRGCVADPQALTIKLTINGEIRQNGTTADMVFPVAELVSYVSRFCTLQPGDIIATGTPEGVGPLHPGEVMVTSISGFGELINPIL
- a CDS encoding S8 family serine peptidase, coding for MKELGRGLLVAVLLTGYAVQAFGQPSFRNKPEIVPGEIIVKYKTPGPVDVNALAAIGLARVKTFGNQQFMLGRITAGRNLEAVLQAFRGRPEVEYAEPNYKLYIYGAPATPPVFPNDERFNELYGMHQSNDNDIDAPEAWGLTTGDPTLIVGIIDTGIDYDHEDLKANIWNNPGESGTKANNRIDDDGNGYIDDFRGWNFVFNNNDPYDDNDHGTHCAGTLGAIGNNSKGVVGVNWQVKLMPLKFLGQDGSGTTAAAAEAIIYAVNNGARVLSNSWGGGEASQTLEDAIKYANQHGVIFVAAAGNDGLNNDVTANYPSNYSVANVVAVASSDRNDNLSSFSNYGRATVDLAAPGSSILSCRPLNRYQLLSGTSMATPHVAGVCALVWAKYPQLTAQQVIIRVLGGVDRKSAFIDRMVSGGRLNAANALSTNPVIALTTDWRNTTNTSGPYPVETGVVDDGSVARVQLLYMLNGGAADTLNMTPTGTPDMYSAGIPGQPLNTEISYMVLATDDQGNRTLGPTYNFKISSEPDPGDGGGCCGQQAVALNGASATTRFALGTPLNIAFFLLPLWLLRRRKR
- a CDS encoding threonine/serine dehydratase; protein product: MLRDPAPTLAAIRSARQMLGDLIRVTPVWQWHSRCFAKGTEVFLKLELLQHTGSFKPRGALTRMFALTAEQRARGVTAVSAGNHAAAVGYAAGVLHTTAKVVMPQNADPARVALCRSYGAEVVLVQNVHAAFTVAAQIAAAEERVLIHPFEGPEIALGTATLGLELYEQCPALQAVVVPIGGGGLCAGVAAAMKQLNPDCQIFGVEPYGADTMFRSFASGKPESIAAVTTIADSLGAPYAAPYSFALCRRFVDALVRVDDEMICAALYLLFREMKLAVEPAGAAATAALLGPLREQLAGRKVGVIVCGANLAAATFAGHLRRGEAASGHCFP
- a CDS encoding NHL repeat-containing protein; translated protein: MTVSRVISLRHRPLLLLALGSLACGGEKFPLPQQPADTGGSVVVSDTTYLQLRPVWNAETGYDLNQPQDILVGREPLLYIADTGNDRILMLDLAGNLLGQSQPIDNPLALAQDSRLNLLVVTGSNKIYRLNLVAVQHRIAQAAVQTVFHEIDNPDRRYTGIAAQLQAVQGRAVITYLVTATGNEKEDNQILIFPENFQVRVPDAANLEANGLGIMSVSQPSGITALRDFSPDFIFCMTGQNSFKVQWLTAGEFGYAPRLNPAAGNFDLFAVDKFSQPEDVTVDAEGNIYVIDAARNRLLKFSAKGAERQSFGSAGSGEKQFHNPHGVAFFDKTLYVADTGNNRIVRFKLSTEVRP